In Stieleria varia, one genomic interval encodes:
- a CDS encoding bL17 family ribosomal protein — protein sequence MRHRRHGRTLGRSPSHRKALLKNLASALFLTERDASLDENAPKVPGRITTTLHKAKEVRPLIEKCITIAKKTLPAAEEARKYETTADRGSDEYRAWRKSENWQKWAAARAPIVTAQRRVIQLIGDRQATAVLFDTVAERFAERPGGYTRIMRLATPRLGDAGERAILELVGKNDRVTVKSQRPAFEDDADTTDSPEATADEPETTTEEVASEETASEEATTEQKPEADS from the coding sequence ATGCGACACAGAAGACACGGCCGAACCCTGGGACGCAGCCCCAGCCACCGAAAAGCACTGCTGAAGAATCTTGCCAGCGCTCTGTTCCTGACCGAGCGTGACGCGAGCCTCGATGAGAATGCACCCAAGGTGCCCGGTCGAATCACCACCACGCTTCACAAAGCGAAAGAGGTTCGTCCGCTTATCGAGAAATGTATCACCATCGCCAAGAAGACGCTGCCTGCAGCTGAAGAAGCACGTAAGTACGAAACGACCGCGGATCGCGGCTCCGATGAGTACCGAGCGTGGCGTAAAAGCGAGAACTGGCAGAAATGGGCCGCCGCTCGCGCACCCATCGTCACCGCACAACGTCGAGTGATCCAATTGATCGGTGACCGACAAGCCACCGCAGTCCTGTTCGACACCGTCGCCGAACGCTTCGCCGAACGTCCCGGTGGTTACACCCGCATCATGCGACTGGCCACTCCCCGTCTTGGCGATGCCGGCGAACGTGCGATCTTGGAACTGGTCGGAAAGAACGACCGCGTGACCGTCAAGAGTCAACGGCCTGCATTCGAGGATGATGCCGACACAACGGACTCGCCCGAAGCGACTGCTGATGAGCCCGAAACCACGACTGAAGAAGTCGCCTCGGAAGAAACCGCATCGGAAGAAGCGACCACCGAGCAAAAGCCAGAAGCTGATTCCTGA
- a CDS encoding DUF1592 domain-containing protein has product MHTFPPPLALRFLISCTFLFGMRDCVAEVPVFIQQHCADCHDGGESEGGFEFTQLNGPLADEAVFAKWERVFDRTEQHEMPPADAVQPSQAERDVFLDELRKPLAEAHAKEKATVFRRLNRQEYENTVNDLFGTHLDLIDRLPEDGRADEFDNVGAALNLSSIQLDAYLQTAELILDEAIEKHLEKPSIETIRANYADMRGAEKFLGNQWLHRDDGAVVFFQRLGYPSGMLREASPRRAGWYDVSVTGYAFQSDEPVTFSIEATTFARGAEKQHYGFRQFLPGDPQTVTLRAWIPERYMIELTPWGIYDPDYLIKKNGISAYSRPGLAIQHVELRGPIVETFPSRGHQLLFAELPRTEIVPRNPADRKKSWYVPKFEIQEGAETSSSVDQTLIRVATALYRRPVGPTEITAYRKLFDAEHDSGESIESALRTAVSAMLCSTDFLFFSESGPWLDHHAIANRLSYFLNRSCPDAELRAAADSGKLATDPELLKQQTQRLLLHPHASRFINDYCDAWLGLRDLDFTTPDAKLFPEYDVYLKSSMRDETRAFLSHMISNNLPIRNLIRSDFAMLNERLARHYGIEGVDGPEIRPVKLPADSLRGGVLSQASILKITANGTNTSPVLRGVWVNERILGRHPQPPPPGVPGVEPDIRGAQTLRQQLALHRDSDSCRACHNMIDPPGFALECFDPVGGFRDFYRTLGGGGERVDRKVEGRKVVYQQGLPVDASGTTPEGFAFSGFNDFREHVASDEDQIAEVVATKLLTFATGREMGFSDRQPIADIVERSRKSGHGIADLIVYITQSPLFRQK; this is encoded by the coding sequence ATGCACACCTTCCCGCCGCCGCTCGCCCTCCGCTTTTTGATCTCATGCACGTTTCTCTTCGGCATGCGTGATTGCGTCGCCGAAGTTCCCGTGTTCATCCAACAACACTGCGCTGACTGTCACGACGGCGGTGAAAGCGAAGGGGGCTTTGAGTTTACACAGCTCAATGGCCCCCTGGCCGACGAAGCCGTCTTTGCCAAATGGGAACGCGTTTTTGATCGTACCGAACAACACGAGATGCCCCCAGCGGATGCCGTCCAACCCAGTCAAGCAGAGCGTGATGTGTTCTTGGATGAGTTACGCAAGCCGCTCGCCGAAGCTCACGCGAAAGAAAAGGCGACTGTCTTTCGACGTTTGAATCGTCAAGAGTACGAGAACACCGTCAACGACCTCTTTGGGACACATCTGGATTTGATCGATCGCTTGCCAGAGGACGGTCGAGCAGATGAATTCGATAACGTCGGCGCCGCGCTAAACCTGTCATCGATACAGCTCGATGCCTATCTACAAACGGCTGAGCTGATTCTCGACGAGGCGATCGAGAAACACTTGGAGAAACCATCGATCGAGACCATCCGCGCCAATTACGCCGACATGCGCGGTGCCGAAAAATTCTTGGGCAATCAATGGCTTCATCGCGATGACGGCGCGGTTGTGTTCTTTCAAAGACTCGGATACCCATCCGGCATGCTGCGTGAAGCGTCACCCAGGCGAGCTGGTTGGTACGACGTGAGCGTGACGGGCTACGCGTTCCAGTCCGACGAACCGGTGACCTTTTCGATCGAAGCAACCACGTTTGCTCGCGGGGCGGAAAAACAACACTACGGATTCCGTCAGTTCCTGCCCGGTGACCCGCAAACAGTAACGCTGCGAGCCTGGATTCCTGAACGCTACATGATCGAACTGACGCCGTGGGGAATCTATGACCCGGATTATTTGATCAAAAAGAATGGGATTTCGGCGTACAGCCGACCTGGCTTGGCGATCCAGCACGTCGAGTTGCGTGGTCCGATCGTTGAAACCTTTCCTTCCCGCGGCCATCAACTGTTGTTCGCTGAGTTACCACGAACAGAAATCGTTCCGAGAAATCCCGCCGACCGCAAGAAGTCATGGTACGTCCCCAAGTTTGAAATCCAAGAGGGTGCGGAGACCAGTTCAAGTGTCGACCAAACACTGATCCGCGTCGCGACCGCCCTCTATCGTCGTCCTGTTGGGCCGACTGAGATCACTGCGTATCGGAAACTATTCGATGCGGAACACGACTCCGGAGAATCGATCGAGTCGGCATTGCGCACGGCGGTTTCGGCGATGCTGTGTTCCACCGATTTTTTATTCTTCTCTGAATCGGGACCATGGCTTGATCACCATGCCATCGCCAACCGCCTGTCGTATTTCTTAAATCGATCGTGCCCAGATGCCGAACTGCGTGCTGCAGCAGACAGTGGCAAACTGGCGACCGATCCCGAGTTGCTCAAGCAGCAGACACAACGACTTCTGCTGCATCCACACGCATCGAGATTCATCAACGACTATTGTGACGCTTGGCTGGGCCTACGCGATCTTGATTTCACGACACCCGATGCGAAGCTGTTTCCTGAGTACGACGTTTATCTCAAGAGTTCGATGCGAGATGAAACACGAGCATTCCTTTCACACATGATCAGCAACAATTTGCCGATCAGAAATCTGATCCGCAGTGACTTTGCGATGCTGAACGAGCGGCTCGCCCGGCACTACGGTATCGAGGGCGTCGATGGCCCCGAAATTCGTCCCGTCAAGCTGCCCGCTGACAGCTTGCGAGGCGGCGTGTTGAGCCAAGCGAGTATTCTGAAGATCACCGCGAACGGAACCAACACGTCGCCCGTGTTGCGAGGCGTCTGGGTGAACGAACGGATTCTGGGGCGTCACCCCCAGCCTCCACCTCCTGGCGTGCCAGGAGTGGAACCCGATATTCGCGGCGCACAAACGCTGCGTCAACAACTTGCGTTGCACCGCGACTCGGACAGTTGCCGTGCCTGTCACAACATGATCGATCCACCAGGATTCGCATTGGAATGTTTTGATCCTGTGGGAGGCTTCCGCGATTTTTATCGCACCCTCGGTGGCGGCGGCGAACGGGTGGATCGCAAGGTCGAAGGACGCAAGGTGGTCTATCAGCAGGGGTTGCCAGTGGACGCGTCGGGAACCACTCCTGAGGGATTTGCGTTCAGCGGGTTCAATGATTTTCGCGAGCACGTGGCGTCCGACGAAGATCAAATCGCGGAAGTGGTCGCGACGAAACTGTTGACGTTTGCCACCGGTCGCGAAATGGGATTTTCCGATCGCCAACCCATCGCCGACATCGTCGAGCGTTCACGCAAGTCCGGCCATGGGATCGCCGACCTGATCGTGTACATCACCCAAAGCCCGCTGTTCCGCCAGAAATAG
- a CDS encoding MarR family winged helix-turn-helix transcriptional regulator encodes MKPTELDGSEIELRQDNSIGFQILRAIRRIIRRTSDHSRNVGKHGGVSVPQMLCLKAVSEFPENTEVTVAMIAHAVQLSAPTVSRILDKLDGDGYVARERNSKDRRRVCVSLTDKGRQRLNSLPTPLHEQFLTRLETLDPIECLGLLKALERIVKLMDAEGIDAAPILIPDLEVSPNHVDPDDRISQ; translated from the coding sequence ATGAAACCTACTGAATTGGATGGTTCCGAGATCGAATTGCGACAGGACAATTCGATCGGGTTTCAAATCTTACGAGCGATTCGACGAATCATTCGTCGTACGTCTGACCACTCGCGCAATGTGGGCAAGCATGGCGGTGTGAGTGTCCCGCAAATGCTGTGCTTGAAAGCGGTCTCGGAATTTCCAGAAAATACGGAAGTCACCGTCGCCATGATCGCCCATGCGGTACAACTTTCGGCTCCGACCGTGTCACGCATCCTGGACAAGCTGGACGGAGACGGATACGTCGCGAGGGAACGAAATAGCAAGGATCGTCGACGAGTCTGTGTGTCGCTGACGGATAAAGGCAGGCAACGGCTCAATAGTTTGCCCACCCCATTGCACGAACAATTCTTGACGCGTCTGGAGACTCTCGATCCAATCGAATGCCTTGGTCTGCTGAAGGCATTGGAAAGAATTGTCAAACTGATGGATGCAGAAGGGATCGATGCCGCTCCCATCTTGATCCCTGATTTGGAGGTGAGCCCCAATCATGTCGATCCCGATGATCGCATCAGCCAATGA
- a CDS encoding MarC family protein, whose amino-acid sequence MDVKAFFDSMLLMLVLFNPLLMSVYLHDVMASLDSRTFINVISRAFLISAAAFAFFAWAGERFFVDVIQVRFAAFLIFGGLVFFVIAVRYIVFGAQMLGELRGDATHLSGSIAMPFMIGPGTVSASVLVGLKLPVGFAWLAIAVSLIISCLLLIAVKFLFNYVKLRNEQLLQRYLEAIGRASALIIGTIAVDMILKGIDLWRPLN is encoded by the coding sequence ATGGACGTCAAGGCCTTTTTCGATTCCATGCTGCTGATGCTAGTGCTGTTCAACCCTCTGTTGATGAGTGTCTATCTGCACGACGTCATGGCAAGCCTGGACTCACGAACGTTCATCAATGTCATTTCGAGAGCATTCCTAATCAGTGCCGCTGCGTTTGCGTTCTTTGCTTGGGCAGGAGAACGCTTCTTTGTCGATGTCATCCAAGTTCGCTTTGCCGCATTCCTGATTTTTGGCGGCCTCGTGTTCTTTGTCATCGCGGTGCGCTACATCGTTTTTGGTGCCCAAATGCTCGGTGAGCTGCGGGGCGACGCAACTCACTTGAGCGGATCCATCGCCATGCCGTTCATGATCGGCCCGGGAACCGTCAGCGCGAGCGTCTTGGTTGGCCTGAAACTCCCAGTCGGTTTTGCATGGTTGGCAATCGCCGTATCGCTAATCATCAGTTGCCTGCTGTTGATCGCGGTTAAGTTTCTTTTTAACTATGTCAAACTCCGTAACGAGCAACTGCTTCAGCGGTATCTTGAAGCTATCGGGCGTGCATCCGCCCTGATTATCGGTACAATTGCGGTCGACATGATTCTCAAAGGCATCGATCTGTGGCGTCCGTTAAATTAG
- a CDS encoding class I SAM-dependent methyltransferase has product MTKIPVSTDHDWQLQHYADVGKDYGSKHFTQADNDFTTWILSRIAAIHPSAQRIAEIGAGTCIFASLLGKKLSASEPVVCYEPVASLLEAALEHDNIDATCSSAIEFAQYAPNGHFDLIYTKDTAHHFASETLTEIHQGICDSLAPGGRYAMVVRTPPDHDCVPVGRLAANKWHSLYTSADELLRSMREVSHWREVEITRWQKYVSTPVSEWLDGIRDRDTWSVFSALDADEITRTVDELTEQFDGDQWFPFLHQYDVAIFEKA; this is encoded by the coding sequence ATGACAAAAATCCCTGTCTCCACCGACCACGATTGGCAACTGCAGCACTACGCGGATGTTGGAAAGGACTACGGCAGCAAACACTTCACGCAAGCCGACAACGACTTCACCACATGGATTCTCAGTCGCATTGCCGCGATCCATCCTTCCGCCCAACGCATTGCTGAGATCGGCGCTGGCACGTGCATCTTTGCGTCTTTGTTGGGCAAAAAGCTCAGTGCGAGCGAGCCCGTGGTTTGCTATGAACCGGTTGCCTCGCTACTGGAAGCGGCACTGGAGCACGACAATATTGATGCGACCTGTAGCAGCGCGATCGAATTTGCCCAGTATGCTCCGAACGGACACTTTGACCTGATCTACACCAAAGACACAGCCCATCACTTTGCGAGCGAGACGTTGACGGAGATTCATCAGGGAATCTGTGACTCGCTCGCCCCGGGCGGTAGGTATGCCATGGTCGTTCGAACGCCGCCGGATCATGATTGCGTTCCGGTCGGACGGTTGGCGGCGAATAAATGGCATTCTCTGTACACGTCTGCCGATGAGTTGCTGCGGTCCATGCGGGAAGTTTCTCACTGGCGGGAGGTAGAGATCACTCGTTGGCAAAAATACGTCAGCACGCCTGTTTCGGAGTGGCTCGATGGCATTCGAGACCGCGACACATGGTCGGTGTTCTCTGCCCTCGATGCAGACGAAATCACGCGGACCGTTGATGAGCTGACGGAACAGTTTGATGGAGACCAGTGGTTCCCGTTCCTGCATCAGTACGACGTCGCCATTTTCGAAAAGGCCTGA
- the thpD gene encoding ectoine hydroxylase — protein sequence MSESIDPYYSRTSDTWEAAPRVDPTASDCPGPLTTDEVWNYAHDGFLFAQSLFSQDEVDEMLAEAKSLAENWPPSRPGIVREPGCDTVRSIFRLHRISDMFQRLFADERLLDRAKQLIGTEVYIHQSRVNYKPPMDGKEFFWHSDFETWHVEDGMPRMRALSMSVFLTESHEFNGPLMLIPGSHETFIRCSGKTPENHYEQSLRRQEFGVPSREALETLLHGREIIAPKGPPGSVVFFDCNTMHGSNGNLSPMPRVNLFAVYNSVENVVKEPFCDRPPRPEYLAERNIEPVALHLDSR from the coding sequence ATGAGCGAATCAATCGACCCCTACTATTCACGAACCTCCGACACCTGGGAGGCTGCTCCGCGAGTCGATCCCACCGCGTCGGACTGCCCAGGGCCGCTGACGACCGACGAAGTATGGAATTATGCTCACGACGGTTTTCTGTTTGCTCAGAGCCTGTTCTCTCAGGACGAAGTCGATGAGATGCTTGCAGAAGCGAAGTCGCTTGCGGAGAACTGGCCGCCGTCACGACCGGGGATTGTTCGCGAACCGGGATGTGACACTGTCCGATCGATTTTTCGATTGCATCGGATCAGCGACATGTTCCAACGACTCTTTGCTGATGAGAGACTACTGGACCGAGCAAAACAGTTGATCGGAACGGAGGTGTACATCCATCAGTCGCGGGTCAACTACAAGCCACCGATGGACGGCAAAGAGTTCTTTTGGCATTCCGATTTTGAAACCTGGCATGTCGAAGACGGGATGCCACGGATGCGGGCGCTCAGCATGTCCGTGTTTCTCACCGAGAGCCATGAGTTCAACGGTCCATTGATGTTGATCCCTGGATCGCACGAGACGTTCATCCGATGTTCAGGCAAAACGCCGGAGAATCACTATGAACAGTCTTTGCGTCGCCAGGAGTTTGGTGTTCCGTCACGAGAAGCACTTGAAACGCTGCTCCATGGACGCGAGATCATCGCGCCCAAAGGCCCGCCGGGATCCGTGGTTTTCTTTGACTGCAACACCATGCATGGCTCCAACGGCAATCTCAGCCCGATGCCTCGTGTGAATCTGTTCGCGGTTTACAACAGCGTCGAGAACGTGGTGAAAGAACCGTTCTGCGATCGTCCGCCGCGTCCCGAGTATCTCGCGGAACGAAATATTGAACCCGTCGCCTTGCATTTGGACTCTCGATGA
- a CDS encoding ectoine synthase, with the protein MIVRTLGEISGTDRETNAETWVSRRLLLKADGMGFSLHDTILYAGTTTKMEYQNHLEAVYCIEGKGRLKDLSNDQEFAIEPGTMYALSGNEHHILIAEEQLRMICVFNPPIVGPETHDENGVYPLLE; encoded by the coding sequence ATGATTGTCAGAACACTCGGTGAAATCTCCGGAACGGATCGCGAAACGAACGCGGAAACGTGGGTCAGTCGCAGGCTGTTGCTCAAGGCAGACGGGATGGGATTCTCTCTACACGACACCATCTTGTACGCGGGGACGACGACCAAGATGGAGTACCAGAACCACCTCGAGGCAGTGTACTGCATCGAAGGAAAAGGTCGGTTAAAGGACTTGAGTAACGACCAAGAGTTCGCCATCGAACCGGGAACCATGTATGCCCTCAGCGGGAATGAACATCACATCCTGATTGCAGAAGAACAGCTTCGGATGATCTGTGTATTCAATCCTCCGATTGTGGGGCCGGAGACGCATGATGAGAACGGCGTCTATCCGCTGTTGGAGTAA
- the ectB gene encoding diaminobutyrate--2-oxoglutarate transaminase yields MDTFDRLESNVRGYCRSFPTVFSSARGATLVNEEGEEFIDFFAGAGALSYGHNNPALKSALIEYLAGDGVVHALDMSTSAKRTFLQTFDEVILRPRDMSYKIMFPGPTGTNAVESALKLARKVTGRHNVVSFTNGFHGMTLGSLALTGNSGKRAGAGVPLNNVTHMPFCDFLGTETDTIAALERYLMDSSSGMDLPAAFILETVQAEGGVNIGTRGWLEALAELANRYKVLLIIDDIQVGCGRTGPFFSFEPFSIQPDIICLSKSISGYGLPMALTLMKPELDVFSPGEHNGTFRGHNAAFVTATAALREYWQDDELTRKVNRNARTVRDALLDIAVDHDAVVRGRGMIQGIEFADHSIASAISKEAFKRGLIIETAGPNDEVIKTLPPLTIADELLNRGLKILGESTAAVTNVPVCVN; encoded by the coding sequence TTGGATACCTTTGATCGACTGGAAAGCAACGTTCGCGGATATTGCCGCAGTTTCCCCACGGTTTTTTCGAGCGCACGAGGTGCAACGCTTGTCAACGAAGAGGGCGAGGAGTTCATCGACTTCTTTGCAGGCGCCGGTGCGTTGAGCTATGGGCACAACAATCCCGCCCTGAAATCCGCGTTGATCGAGTATTTGGCTGGCGACGGCGTGGTACATGCACTGGACATGTCAACCAGTGCCAAGCGGACATTTCTGCAGACGTTTGACGAAGTCATCCTGCGGCCACGCGACATGTCCTACAAGATCATGTTTCCGGGTCCAACGGGCACCAACGCGGTGGAGTCGGCACTGAAGCTTGCCCGTAAAGTCACGGGGCGACACAACGTGGTTTCATTCACCAACGGGTTTCATGGAATGACGCTTGGCTCGCTGGCCTTGACCGGCAACAGCGGCAAGCGGGCTGGGGCGGGCGTGCCGCTTAACAACGTCACTCATATGCCGTTTTGCGATTTTCTGGGAACAGAAACGGACACCATCGCGGCGCTGGAACGCTACCTGATGGACTCCAGCAGCGGAATGGATTTGCCAGCGGCATTCATTCTGGAAACGGTCCAGGCCGAGGGTGGAGTCAACATCGGCACTCGCGGTTGGTTGGAGGCATTGGCTGAGTTGGCCAACCGATACAAAGTCTTGTTGATCATTGATGACATCCAGGTTGGATGTGGTCGCACGGGACCCTTCTTTAGCTTTGAGCCGTTCAGCATCCAGCCGGACATCATCTGTTTGTCGAAATCCATCTCAGGCTACGGGCTACCGATGGCGTTGACGTTGATGAAACCGGAACTGGATGTCTTTTCGCCCGGGGAACACAACGGAACGTTTCGTGGACACAACGCCGCCTTCGTGACGGCGACAGCGGCACTGCGAGAGTATTGGCAAGATGATGAGCTGACGCGAAAGGTCAATCGTAACGCGCGTACCGTACGAGATGCCTTGTTGGATATTGCCGTCGACCACGATGCCGTGGTTCGTGGCCGGGGAATGATTCAGGGAATCGAGTTTGCGGATCATTCGATCGCATCTGCCATCTCCAAGGAAGCCTTCAAACGCGGCCTGATCATTGAAACGGCGGGTCCCAATGACGAAGTCATCAAGACGTTGCCTCCGTTGACAATCGCCGATGAACTGCTGAATCGCGGATTGAAGATCCTCGGTGAAAGCACCGCTGCGGTCACGAACGTTCCTGTGTGTGTCAACTAA
- the ectA gene encoding diaminobutyrate acetyltransferase, whose product MKRHDISTKADKLSIEIRAPETNDASQIWRLVQNSGVLDTNSAYLYLLLCRDFRDTCLVACQNEAVVGFVSGYRMPRDPSVLFVWQIGVAGEVKRRGVASALLRELVSRCGQGELTAIEATIASTNTASRLLFESLARSLDLPITDHPHDGFSVADFPCSEHESSEHEAEPRIRIGPFVRCSPGE is encoded by the coding sequence ATAAAGAGGCACGACATTTCCACCAAGGCAGACAAGCTGAGCATCGAGATACGTGCCCCTGAAACGAATGACGCATCGCAAATCTGGCGTTTGGTGCAGAATTCGGGCGTCCTGGACACGAATTCGGCCTACCTCTATTTGCTTCTCTGCCGAGATTTCCGCGACACCTGCTTGGTGGCGTGTCAGAACGAGGCTGTGGTCGGCTTCGTCTCTGGCTACCGAATGCCTCGGGACCCTAGCGTCCTGTTCGTCTGGCAAATCGGCGTGGCTGGTGAAGTGAAGCGGAGAGGAGTCGCCTCGGCATTGCTAAGAGAGTTGGTAAGCCGATGTGGTCAAGGTGAGCTGACGGCCATTGAAGCGACCATTGCTTCGACCAACACAGCATCACGGCTGCTTTTCGAATCTCTGGCACGATCGCTTGATCTGCCGATCACCGATCATCCTCACGATGGTTTCAGTGTGGCTGACTTTCCCTGCAGCGAACACGAGTCCAGTGAACACGAAGCGGAGCCTCGTATACGGATCGGCCCATTTGTTCGGTGCAGTCCGGGCGAATGA
- a CDS encoding sodium/proline symporter — MTTVIVSFLFFLAVFVVIGVSSALARKNTTDDYLLAGRDVPPWLAALSAVATNNSGFMFIGQIAYTYRVGIESVWMMIGWVLGDLAAWWLVHPRVRRESENMNVATVPALLGTTRDGEKRIIIILGGLMTFILLGVYAAAQLKAGSAALQTLFGWQPQVGAVIGAIIVVLYCFSGGIRASIWTDAAQSFVMILAMGALLIAASLEVGSPRDVWNNLQSQDPDLVGWFPTDLKFGFAMYLLGMTFGGFGAIGQPHILVRFMAIRSVDQLQRAKWIYFLWFIPFFIASIAVGLYARAYMPDLLSIPLTEGLTEAQATELAMPEMAKRLLPDGLIGLTLAGLFAATMSTADSQILVCSGAITQDINPKWKSSYLASKIATLAVTGLALSVALFAGQGVFALVLIAWSALGAGLGPPLLLRLLGVNLSSLTICLMMTAGVTTVVAWNMIGYDGDVFKLFPGMVASFLMWPVGNLFRRT, encoded by the coding sequence ATGACAACTGTCATTGTCAGCTTTCTTTTCTTTCTCGCCGTTTTCGTCGTGATTGGGGTCTCATCCGCTCTGGCTCGCAAAAACACGACGGATGACTACCTGCTTGCGGGTCGCGATGTGCCTCCTTGGCTTGCCGCGCTTTCGGCAGTGGCCACCAATAACAGTGGATTTATGTTCATCGGCCAAATCGCCTACACCTACCGGGTCGGAATCGAATCCGTCTGGATGATGATTGGCTGGGTACTCGGGGACCTAGCGGCTTGGTGGCTGGTCCATCCACGGGTCAGACGAGAGTCGGAAAACATGAATGTGGCAACCGTTCCGGCTCTTCTAGGGACCACTCGGGACGGCGAAAAACGGATCATCATCATTTTGGGCGGTCTGATGACTTTCATCTTGCTGGGAGTCTACGCAGCGGCTCAGCTGAAAGCCGGCAGCGCGGCGCTGCAGACCCTGTTCGGCTGGCAGCCGCAGGTAGGTGCCGTGATCGGCGCCATCATTGTCGTGCTTTACTGCTTTTCAGGCGGAATCCGTGCATCCATCTGGACCGATGCCGCACAATCCTTTGTCATGATCTTGGCCATGGGGGCTCTGCTGATCGCTGCGAGCTTGGAAGTCGGGTCGCCGAGGGATGTTTGGAACAATCTGCAATCGCAAGACCCCGACTTGGTCGGCTGGTTTCCCACGGATCTGAAATTTGGTTTTGCGATGTATTTGCTGGGAATGACTTTCGGCGGATTTGGGGCAATCGGCCAACCGCATATCCTCGTTCGTTTCATGGCCATCCGGTCCGTCGACCAACTGCAGAGGGCAAAGTGGATTTATTTCCTCTGGTTCATTCCATTCTTTATCGCCAGCATTGCTGTCGGCCTCTACGCACGAGCGTACATGCCGGATCTGCTCTCCATCCCGCTAACCGAGGGACTCACTGAGGCACAAGCAACAGAGTTGGCGATGCCGGAGATGGCGAAGAGACTGCTGCCCGATGGGCTGATCGGACTGACATTAGCCGGACTATTCGCAGCAACGATGTCCACTGCCGATTCGCAAATCCTGGTCTGTTCGGGCGCGATTACTCAGGACATTAACCCAAAGTGGAAGAGCTCGTACCTCGCATCCAAGATTGCCACGCTTGCCGTGACTGGATTGGCGCTAAGCGTCGCCCTCTTCGCAGGCCAGGGAGTGTTCGCACTCGTTCTCATTGCTTGGTCCGCTCTGGGAGCCGGACTCGGACCTCCTTTGTTGCTGCGATTGCTGGGAGTAAACCTTTCATCGCTGACCATTTGCTTGATGATGACAGCAGGTGTAACAACGGTGGTCGCGTGGAACATGATCGGATACGACGGTGATGTCTTCAAACTATTCCCGGGAATGGTGGCCTCGTTCCTGATGTGGCCGGTGGGCAATCTGTTTCGTAGAACGTGA